In Armatimonadota bacterium, one DNA window encodes the following:
- a CDS encoding haloacid dehalogenase, with amino-acid sequence MISRQVVRVSSEAIKRVHRKEIEGAHERLAEAAELCRQMVAALDGCIELRYGGFVTDAQKEYAEAAITIAAIQNEPLPGPEELGVDDAAWLNGLAEAAGEFRRHVLDSIREDNIERAEQFLSAMDDIYHLIMGFDYPNAISLGLRGRSDAARGFVERTRGDVTNALRQKRLEERLAELEDKLGG; translated from the coding sequence GTGATCTCTCGACAGGTTGTGCGGGTGTCCTCGGAAGCTATCAAGCGGGTGCACCGGAAGGAAATCGAGGGCGCCCACGAGCGTCTGGCGGAAGCGGCGGAGTTGTGTCGGCAGATGGTGGCGGCGCTGGATGGCTGCATCGAATTGCGCTACGGCGGGTTCGTGACGGATGCGCAGAAGGAGTACGCTGAGGCTGCGATCACCATCGCGGCAATACAGAATGAGCCACTGCCGGGGCCTGAGGAACTGGGCGTGGACGATGCGGCGTGGCTAAATGGGCTGGCTGAAGCGGCAGGGGAGTTCCGCAGGCATGTGCTGGATTCGATCCGCGAGGACAATATCGAGCGGGCCGAGCAGTTCCTGTCCGCCATGGATGACATCTACCATCTCATCATGGGCTTCGACTATCCGAACGCTATCTCCCTGGGGCTGCGCGGGCGGTCCGATGCGGCTCGCGGGTTTGTGGAGAGGACCAGGGGTGATGTGACCAATGCTCTGCGGCAGAAACGGCTGGAGGAGCGATTGGCGGAACTGGAAGACAAGCTCGGCGGCTGA